A single genomic interval of Candidatus Jordarchaeales archaeon harbors:
- a CDS encoding DHH family phosphoesterase: MDADGLAAAGIISKMLKRLNARFHVRIVHQLSERALASLPKRERIFVFTDLGSGQLRILKEVFKEDFIVIDHHPPEEVAGTVNFMHLNPHLFGVDGSIDVSGAGMAYLVAKEVDVSNRDLSALAVVGALGDRQDKGEARSLTGLNAEIVKDGVDVGVLKEVKDLMFFGREFRPIPVALEYTMDPFIPGLSGNHAACVKFLNERVKIPLKVGEKWRTISDLSQQEKSVLVSELVKYMLGPGGMSAEEAQSIVGTVYVLANERLGTPVRDAREFAFLLNACGRTGKAGLGLAICLGDKKFSEEAIKVAGEYRAKIAEYMNWLGEGNINVKGDVCWFNGGRYIDERIVGTITSILSSSKMYRDKVIVGFAYSEEEGAVKVSARLGPEIKKEVNLGELMKHIASKMGLNLVAGGHDLAAGAYIPAGKENEFIEVLSAELAGL, from the coding sequence TTGGATGCTGACGGGCTAGCGGCGGCTGGCATCATTTCAAAAATGCTCAAAAGACTTAATGCTAGGTTCCATGTTAGGATCGTGCACCAACTCAGCGAGCGAGCTTTAGCCTCTCTTCCAAAGAGGGAGAGAATTTTTGTGTTTACGGACTTAGGTAGCGGGCAGCTGCGCATTTTAAAGGAAGTTTTCAAGGAGGACTTCATAGTCATAGATCATCACCCTCCAGAAGAAGTGGCTGGTACAGTGAATTTCATGCACTTGAACCCTCATTTATTCGGAGTGGATGGAAGTATTGACGTCAGCGGTGCCGGGATGGCATACCTGGTAGCTAAGGAAGTTGATGTCTCAAATAGAGACTTATCAGCTTTAGCAGTGGTGGGTGCGCTTGGCGACCGGCAAGATAAGGGCGAAGCGAGAAGCTTAACTGGTTTAAACGCTGAAATAGTAAAAGATGGTGTTGATGTCGGCGTATTGAAAGAAGTTAAAGACTTGATGTTTTTTGGGCGCGAGTTCCGCCCCATACCTGTCGCCCTTGAATACACGATGGACCCGTTTATACCCGGGCTCTCAGGAAACCACGCTGCCTGCGTAAAGTTCCTTAACGAGCGGGTCAAGATTCCACTAAAGGTTGGAGAGAAGTGGAGGACCATATCGGATCTTTCGCAGCAAGAAAAGTCGGTTCTAGTCTCAGAACTGGTAAAATATATGCTTGGTCCCGGTGGGATGAGTGCGGAAGAAGCGCAGAGCATTGTAGGGACAGTCTACGTACTAGCCAATGAGCGCCTTGGAACCCCTGTAAGAGACGCTAGAGAATTCGCCTTCCTTTTAAATGCTTGTGGACGCACGGGAAAAGCCGGTTTAGGACTGGCGATATGTCTGGGTGACAAAAAATTCTCTGAGGAAGCCATTAAGGTGGCTGGGGAATACCGGGCAAAGATAGCGGAATACATGAACTGGCTTGGAGAAGGCAATATAAATGTCAAAGGCGATGTCTGCTGGTTTAATGGAGGACGCTACATAGATGAACGGATAGTTGGAACAATAACTTCAATACTTTCTTCCTCAAAAATGTATAGAGACAAGGTAATAGTTGGTTTTGCATATTCCGAAGAAGAAGGAGCGGTTAAAGTTTCCGCTCGTTTAGGACCAGAAATTAAAAAAGAAGTAAACCTAGGCGAGCTGATGAAGCATATTGCAAGTAAAATGGGGTTAAACTT
- a CDS encoding 30S ribosomal protein S15 yields MARMHARKRGKSSSKRPPVKRPPEWFDKTPEWVVDKVVELARNGYPPSMIGIILRDQYGVPLVKPIVGKKITQILKEHGLAPPLPEDLMNLIRRALRIRRHLEEHRKDLHSRRGLQLVESKIHRLVKYYKRTGILPPDWKYDPEKAAMLVRQ; encoded by the coding sequence ATGGCAAGAATGCACGCAAGGAAGAGGGGTAAATCATCATCCAAGCGCCCGCCGGTCAAAAGACCGCCAGAATGGTTCGATAAAACGCCGGAATGGGTTGTCGACAAAGTAGTAGAACTAGCTAGGAACGGTTACCCGCCATCAATGATCGGAATAATATTGAGAGACCAGTATGGCGTCCCACTAGTTAAACCAATAGTTGGGAAAAAAATCACGCAAATTCTGAAGGAGCATGGCCTCGCTCCACCCCTACCCGAAGACCTTATGAACTTAATCCGGCGGGCTCTGAGGATCAGACGCCACCTTGAAGAACATAGGAAGGACCTGCACTCACGAAGAGGACTGCAGCTCGTGGAGTCAAAAATCCACAGGCTGGTTAAATACTACAAGAGGACTGGTATACTTCCTCCAGACTGGAAGTATGACCCCGAGAAAGCAGCCATGTTGGTAAGGCAGTAA
- a CDS encoding XTP/dITP diphosphatase: MRILFVTGNKNKFQEASRIFLEYGIIVEQWNVKRLEIQSESLEEIARASLTWIMSEMKPECPFFVEDAGLFIEALKGFPGPYSSYVFSKIGCEGILKLMKDVRNRRAEFVSVVAFTDGGEVLTFEGRTSGFISHEVKGNLGFGFDPIFIPSEGDGRSFAELSIEEKNALSHRAKALRKLAEWLSSTKII, from the coding sequence ATGAGAATTCTTTTCGTCACAGGAAACAAGAACAAGTTTCAGGAGGCAAGCAGAATTTTCCTTGAATACGGAATAATTGTTGAGCAGTGGAATGTAAAGCGCCTTGAAATACAATCGGAAAGTTTGGAGGAAATAGCTAGGGCGAGTCTAACGTGGATTATGTCAGAGATGAAACCCGAGTGTCCGTTTTTCGTTGAGGACGCTGGCCTCTTTATAGAGGCGCTCAAAGGATTCCCCGGACCTTACTCCTCATACGTTTTCAGCAAGATAGGTTGCGAAGGTATTTTGAAGCTCATGAAAGACGTCAGAAACAGGCGGGCTGAATTTGTCTCTGTCGTAGCGTTCACGGATGGAGGGGAAGTGTTAACATTTGAAGGACGCACCTCGGGATTCATCTCCCATGAAGTTAAGGGTAACCTTGGTTTTGGGTTTGACCCGATATTCATACCAAGTGAGGGAGATGGAAGAAGTTTTGCCGAGCTCAGCATAGAAGAAAAGAACGCACTATCACATAGGGCGAAGGCTCTCAGAAAGCTCGCAGAATGGTTATCCTCCACGAAAATTATTTAA
- a CDS encoding KEOPS complex kinase/ATPase Bud32, producing MVVVKERRPKSYRVKDLDVGLRKQRVFREARLLHSAKKVGVPTPTVYLVDPESTSIVMDRIEGVTLSDLIRERKLSREELTELLRKVGVLIGRLHKGGIVHGDLTTSNMIVSDGKVFLIDFGLGDFSKNIEDLGVDLHLMKRAMESSHYDVFEEGFNAVLEGYREAFEGANEVIEKMFEIERRGRYWER from the coding sequence ATGGTTGTTGTCAAGGAGCGTAGGCCCAAATCGTATAGGGTTAAGGACTTAGACGTCGGTTTAAGGAAGCAGAGGGTTTTTCGTGAAGCACGCTTACTCCATAGTGCCAAGAAAGTTGGGGTTCCTACCCCGACAGTTTACCTTGTGGATCCCGAGTCAACTTCTATAGTAATGGATCGCATTGAGGGGGTAACGCTAAGCGACCTTATAAGAGAGAGAAAACTCTCGCGTGAAGAGCTAACCGAACTTTTACGTAAAGTGGGTGTTCTAATAGGAAGGCTTCACAAGGGAGGAATAGTCCATGGGGACCTCACCACGTCGAACATGATAGTTAGTGATGGAAAAGTCTTTCTCATAGACTTTGGTCTGGGTGATTTCTCAAAGAACATCGAAGATCTAGGCGTGGATCTTCATTTGATGAAGCGTGCAATGGAAAGCAGCCACTATGATGTCTTCGAGGAGGGTTTCAATGCAGTCCTCGAAGGATACAGGGAGGCCTTTGAGGGTGCAAACGAAGTCATAGAGAAGATGTTTGAGATCGAAAGGAGGGGGCGTTATTGGGAAAGATGA
- the tsaD gene encoding tRNA (adenosine(37)-N6)-threonylcarbamoyltransferase complex transferase subunit TsaD → MATAARALALLLGVPLVGVNHCLAHIEIGRLTENVNDPLTLYVSGGNTIVAAYEKGKYRVFGETLDLAIGNMLDMFARALGLKHPGGPKIEELARRGQTFIPLPYVVKGMDLSFSGVYTAAVGKIGSCKIEDLCYSVQEVCFSMLAEVTERALAHTRKSSVLLTGGVGRNNRLQEMIRAVAEEHDATFHVVPHQLAGDNGAMIAWTGILEYLYGRTLSIEESYVKPRWRLDEVQVTWIEG, encoded by the coding sequence GTGGCGACGGCAGCTAGAGCACTGGCGCTACTGTTAGGTGTTCCCCTAGTTGGGGTTAACCACTGCCTGGCGCACATTGAAATAGGCCGTCTCACCGAAAACGTCAATGACCCATTAACGCTTTACGTGTCGGGAGGTAACACTATAGTTGCGGCTTACGAGAAGGGTAAATACCGTGTCTTCGGTGAGACCTTAGACCTAGCAATTGGAAACATGTTGGACATGTTTGCAAGGGCCTTGGGATTAAAGCATCCAGGTGGGCCAAAGATAGAGGAGCTGGCGAGGAGGGGGCAAACATTTATCCCACTACCATACGTCGTCAAAGGCATGGATCTTTCATTTTCAGGGGTCTACACCGCCGCGGTGGGCAAAATTGGTAGTTGTAAGATCGAAGACCTATGCTACAGTGTACAAGAAGTTTGCTTCTCAATGTTGGCTGAAGTTACTGAGAGAGCTTTGGCTCATACGCGAAAAAGCAGTGTGCTCTTAACTGGTGGAGTCGGTAGGAATAATAGATTGCAGGAGATGATCAGGGCGGTAGCCGAGGAGCATGATGCCACCTTTCACGTGGTCCCCCACCAGCTTGCAGGGGACAATGGAGCCATGATTGCCTGGACGGGGATATTAGAGTACCTTTATGGAAGAACTTTAAGCATCGAAGAGAGCTACGTTAAGCCCAGGTGGAGGCTAGATGAAGTCCAGGTAACGTGGATTGAAGGGTGA
- a CDS encoding 30S ribosomal protein S27ae, which produces MSVSKYYKIVDGKLVRLKKFCPRCGPGVFMAEHWRRYTCGKCGYTEYVRETKEKKKEGKEREDESE; this is translated from the coding sequence GTGAGTGTTAGTAAGTACTACAAGATTGTTGATGGAAAACTGGTTCGGCTGAAGAAATTCTGTCCAAGATGCGGCCCAGGAGTGTTCATGGCGGAACACTGGCGACGATACACCTGCGGCAAGTGCGGTTATACGGAATACGTTAGGGAGACTAAGGAGAAGAAGAAAGAGGGAAAAGAAAGGGAAGATGAAAGCGAATAA
- a CDS encoding 30S ribosomal protein S24e: MEVKILARSRNPFFNREEVTFIVEHGGEGTPTRMEVRRKLAALFNVSLDQVFVRKIITEYGIGRSKGEARVYDSKEAALSIEPEYIIKRNLGKEGESAA; the protein is encoded by the coding sequence ATGGAAGTGAAAATCCTTGCACGAAGTAGAAACCCGTTTTTCAATAGAGAAGAAGTGACATTTATAGTGGAGCACGGCGGTGAAGGCACGCCCACCAGAATGGAGGTCAGGCGTAAATTAGCCGCTCTCTTCAACGTCTCCCTAGATCAAGTGTTCGTCCGGAAAATAATAACAGAGTATGGAATCGGCCGCTCTAAAGGTGAAGCCAGGGTTTACGACTCGAAAGAAGCCGCTCTCAGCATAGAACCCGAGTATATCATTAAGCGCAATCTAGGCAAGGAAGGGGAAAGCGCAGCTTAA
- a CDS encoding DUF359 domain-containing protein: MLNHDLELPLELRERLKEPFGVLIEGRHPESSRKAKLMLEECREHTKIVTIGDVVTKTLLEVGVEPDVVVVDGKTLRNVFLELNLDKWEKLQLKNPPGTIRKEAWKVFEDAYSRTGKVCVEVEGEEDLLALPAVLLAPNETIIIYGQPEKGLVVVKVDEDVKKRAMDIIKGMREAISDGSENPCTK; this comes from the coding sequence ATGCTGAACCATGATTTAGAACTACCTTTGGAGTTGCGAGAGCGTCTCAAGGAGCCATTTGGCGTGTTAATTGAGGGGCGCCACCCTGAAAGCAGCAGAAAAGCTAAATTAATGCTTGAAGAGTGCAGAGAGCACACTAAAATAGTTACCATAGGCGACGTGGTGACGAAAACTCTCTTAGAAGTAGGTGTTGAACCCGATGTAGTTGTAGTAGATGGAAAAACACTTAGAAACGTCTTCCTCGAGCTTAATCTAGACAAGTGGGAGAAGCTTCAACTGAAAAACCCTCCCGGGACGATAAGGAAGGAAGCATGGAAAGTGTTTGAAGATGCGTACTCCAGGACGGGTAAAGTCTGCGTAGAGGTTGAAGGTGAAGAGGACTTGCTTGCATTACCGGCGGTGCTACTCGCCCCAAACGAAACGATAATAATTTATGGTCAACCTGAAAAGGGGTTAGTAGTCGTAAAAGTCGATGAAGACGTGAAAAAACGAGCCATGGATATTATTAAAGGAATGCGGGAGGCTATAAGTGATGGAAGTGAAAATCCTTGCACGAAGTAG
- the spt4 gene encoding transcription elongation factor subunit Spt4 has product MRERACRSCKLLVKDQMCPECKSFSLSDDYGGLLIVFDPEGSQIAKKLNIKKKGRYALKVR; this is encoded by the coding sequence TTGAGGGAAAGAGCTTGCCGTTCATGCAAACTCCTAGTGAAAGATCAAATGTGCCCTGAATGCAAGTCTTTCTCTCTGTCGGATGATTATGGCGGGTTACTGATAGTATTCGACCCTGAGGGTTCTCAAATAGCTAAGAAGCTCAACATAAAGAAGAAGGGTAGGTACGCGTTAAAAGTCAGGTGA
- a CDS encoding DNA-directed RNA polymerase, producing the protein MYKLITLKDVIRIPPERFGEPVEKVALEMLRQEYEKIMDPELGIVLSVIDVEDVGVGRLIPGDGGAFHEAVFKILTFKPEQNEIVEGIVTAVVDFGVFVRLGPLEGLIHISQLMDDFIDYDRKAGILTGKETKRQIMQNDVVRARVVSVSMSGGAKGGKIGLTMRQPFLGKLEWIKEEVEKSQEKKE; encoded by the coding sequence ATGTACAAACTTATTACACTTAAAGACGTTATAAGAATACCTCCTGAAAGGTTTGGCGAGCCGGTTGAAAAAGTGGCTCTTGAAATGCTTAGGCAGGAGTACGAAAAAATCATGGACCCTGAACTAGGGATAGTGCTCAGTGTTATAGATGTCGAAGATGTCGGCGTCGGTCGGCTCATCCCAGGTGACGGTGGAGCATTTCATGAGGCGGTCTTCAAGATCCTCACCTTTAAACCAGAGCAAAACGAGATAGTTGAAGGTATTGTGACAGCCGTCGTTGACTTCGGGGTTTTTGTGCGTCTCGGTCCTTTGGAAGGTTTGATACACATATCCCAGCTTATGGACGACTTCATAGACTATGACCGCAAGGCTGGAATATTGACGGGAAAGGAGACAAAGAGGCAGATAATGCAAAACGACGTCGTTAGGGCAAGAGTGGTCTCTGTGTCTATGAGTGGAGGGGCAAAGGGTGGGAAGATAGGGTTGACCATGAGGCAACCCTTCCTAGGAAAACTGGAATGGATAAAAGAAGAAGTGGAGAAGAGTCAAGAAAAGAAAGAATGA
- a CDS encoding translation initiation factor IF-2 subunit gamma codes for MGIGFHGPKTTLVQALTGIWAARHSEEKRRGVTIKLGYADAVVLRCPSCPPPGNYFTLAMAGGWKCPKCGGEAEFVRKISFVDSPGHERLMATMISGASLMDGCIFVIAANEPCPQPQTREHFAALEIVGVKNIVIVQNKVELVSREKAMENFRQIKKFISGTFAEDAPIIPVSAVLGVNLDVLLYFMEKHIPDPVRDPSKPLRMYIARSFDVNKPGTKPKDLVGGVIGGTIIQGKVRVGDEIEIRPGVAGKGGFEPIYADVVSLQAGDVWLEEALPGGLIGIGTKLDPSLTKADGLIGNVVGAPGTLPPVRDDLCIELHLMERVVGSEELAKVENVHVNESLMLNVGSAVTVGTISSVRGDEVEIKLRRPVCAEDGQRVAVSRIVSGRWRLIGWGLIR; via the coding sequence GTGGGGATAGGTTTCCACGGGCCAAAAACCACGCTTGTACAAGCTTTAACGGGCATTTGGGCCGCGCGTCATAGTGAGGAAAAGCGCCGTGGGGTTACAATTAAGCTGGGTTACGCTGACGCTGTTGTTTTAAGGTGCCCGTCCTGTCCCCCTCCTGGTAACTATTTCACTCTGGCTATGGCTGGAGGGTGGAAGTGCCCGAAGTGTGGAGGAGAAGCCGAGTTTGTGCGCAAGATTAGTTTCGTCGACTCGCCTGGCCATGAGAGACTTATGGCCACTATGATTAGTGGTGCGTCACTTATGGATGGTTGCATTTTCGTTATTGCTGCTAATGAGCCGTGTCCTCAACCGCAGACGCGGGAACATTTTGCAGCCTTGGAAATCGTTGGTGTGAAGAACATTGTTATCGTTCAGAACAAGGTCGAGCTTGTCTCAAGGGAGAAGGCGATGGAAAACTTCAGACAGATTAAGAAGTTTATTAGTGGAACTTTCGCTGAAGACGCTCCCATCATCCCTGTCTCAGCGGTCTTAGGGGTCAACTTAGACGTTTTATTGTACTTCATGGAGAAACACATCCCTGACCCTGTCAGGGACCCAAGTAAGCCTCTGAGAATGTACATTGCTAGGTCATTTGATGTTAACAAGCCAGGGACTAAGCCGAAGGATCTTGTTGGAGGAGTCATAGGCGGAACAATAATTCAGGGCAAGGTTAGAGTTGGCGACGAAATAGAAATACGTCCTGGGGTTGCTGGTAAGGGGGGATTTGAGCCCATCTACGCCGACGTTGTCAGTTTGCAGGCGGGTGACGTGTGGCTTGAAGAGGCTCTGCCTGGAGGCTTGATCGGTATTGGAACAAAACTTGACCCGTCTTTGACGAAGGCTGATGGTCTCATAGGAAACGTTGTTGGAGCCCCCGGAACGCTTCCACCTGTGCGCGATGACTTGTGCATCGAGCTTCACTTAATGGAAAGAGTTGTGGGGAGCGAGGAGCTTGCAAAGGTGGAGAACGTGCATGTTAACGAGTCGCTGATGCTTAATGTCGGGTCGGCTGTAACCGTAGGCACCATTTCGTCGGTTAGGGGCGACGAGGTTGAAATTAAGCTACGCCGTCCTGTGTGCGCTGAGGACGGTCAAAGAGTTGCTGTAAGCCGCATTGTTTCGGGAAGGTGGAGGCTTATTGGGTGGGGGCTCATACGTTAA
- the tuf gene encoding translation elongation factor EF-1 subunit alpha has translation MSEKKPHLNLVVIGHVDHGKSTMMGHLLYLTKVIDERTIKQYEEEAEKMGKGSFKFAWVMDKLKEERERGLTIDLSFWKFETDKYYFTIIDAPGHKDFIKNMITGTSQADAAILVVSARKGEFEAGIGPGGQTREHAYLAFTLGVNQLIVAINKMDDASVNWSKARYDEVKKEVETLLRQVGYKVEEIPFVPVSAWTGDNLIERSSKMPWYTGPTLIEALNMLKVPPKPIDKPLRIPVQDVYSITGVGTVPVGRVETGVLRVGDTVVFQPANVKGEVKSIEMHHEPLTEAVPGDNIGFNVRGISKKDIRRGDVAGHPDKPPTVAEKFIGQIIIIQHPTAIAAGYTPVVHAHTAQVACRFARLIAKLDRRTGQVIEENPSYLKRGDAALVEFEPIKPLVVEPFKEIPQLGRFAVRDSDYTVAVGVVREVKPRASSS, from the coding sequence TTGAGTGAAAAGAAGCCACACCTCAACTTAGTTGTAATAGGGCATGTGGACCATGGAAAGTCAACGATGATGGGTCACTTGTTGTATTTGACTAAGGTTATTGACGAGCGGACGATTAAGCAGTATGAGGAAGAAGCAGAAAAGATGGGTAAGGGTAGCTTCAAGTTTGCTTGGGTGATGGACAAGCTCAAGGAGGAGCGTGAGCGTGGTTTAACTATTGACCTTTCTTTCTGGAAATTTGAGACAGATAAGTACTACTTTACAATTATTGATGCACCGGGGCATAAGGACTTTATTAAGAACATGATTACTGGTACTAGCCAGGCGGATGCTGCGATTTTAGTGGTTTCGGCTAGGAAGGGTGAGTTTGAGGCGGGTATTGGCCCGGGTGGTCAGACTAGGGAGCATGCATACTTGGCGTTTACGCTTGGTGTTAACCAGCTGATTGTTGCGATTAATAAGATGGATGATGCCAGTGTTAATTGGAGTAAGGCCAGGTATGACGAAGTGAAAAAGGAAGTCGAAACTCTGTTGAGACAGGTCGGTTACAAGGTTGAAGAGATTCCTTTTGTGCCCGTGTCGGCGTGGACTGGTGATAACCTTATTGAGCGGAGTAGTAAGATGCCGTGGTACACTGGTCCTACACTGATTGAGGCTTTGAACATGTTGAAGGTACCACCTAAGCCCATTGATAAGCCTTTGAGGATACCGGTGCAGGATGTGTACAGTATTACTGGTGTCGGAACTGTTCCTGTTGGTAGGGTGGAGACTGGTGTTCTGAGGGTTGGAGACACTGTGGTCTTCCAGCCTGCTAATGTGAAGGGTGAAGTCAAGTCGATTGAGATGCACCATGAGCCACTTACGGAAGCTGTTCCAGGGGACAACATTGGGTTTAACGTACGTGGGATTTCTAAGAAAGATATAAGGCGTGGGGATGTCGCGGGGCACCCGGACAAGCCGCCTACTGTGGCTGAAAAGTTTATTGGGCAGATAATTATTATCCAGCACCCGACGGCTATAGCGGCTGGCTACACACCAGTGGTTCATGCACACACCGCTCAGGTTGCGTGCAGATTTGCACGGCTTATAGCTAAGCTTGACAGAAGGACGGGACAGGTGATCGAGGAGAACCCGAGCTATCTCAAGCGTGGCGATGCGGCGTTGGTAGAGTTTGAACCGATAAAACCTTTGGTGGTGGAGCCGTTCAAGGAGATTCCGCAGCTTGGGCGCTTTGCTGTCCGTGACAGCGACTACACAGTTGCTGTTGGTGTAGTAAGGGAGGTTAAGCCTCGCGCCTCCTCTTCCTAA
- a CDS encoding ribbon-helix-helix domain-containing protein yields the protein MRSVSFRVPEEYLRGLEVLIARGVFKSRSEAVRVAVRELLEREGLLSGEVLVLDE from the coding sequence GTGAGGTCAGTGTCTTTTAGGGTTCCTGAAGAGTATCTTAGGGGTCTTGAGGTTCTTATTGCGCGGGGAGTTTTTAAGAGTAGGAGTGAAGCTGTGCGTGTCGCGGTGAGGGAGTTGCTGGAGAGAGAGGGGCTGCTTAGCGGGGAAGTGCTTGTTTTGGATGAGTGA
- the aroD gene encoding type I 3-dehydroquinate dehydratase: MGYRICVSLMAERVEDLLDKIERARELGADIVELRLDYLKERDFDVEKLVSRCDRQVILTVRRREEGGVFPLGEKERIRLIEKCIMSDPDMVDLELSMGRKVLRRLISLCKERRVLTVISYHDFEETPSWKVLKGKVSAAFREGGDIAKVVTMARSVSDNLQVLRLVSLYPQRVVSFCMGELGVLSRVLCTFFGSPFTYASLDAPLAPGQLDVGTMRKVCENLDSALRAGSIR; encoded by the coding sequence TTGGGTTATAGAATTTGTGTTTCTTTAATGGCAGAGCGCGTGGAAGATTTACTGGATAAAATCGAGAGGGCACGTGAGCTCGGTGCAGATATTGTTGAGCTGCGCTTGGACTACTTGAAAGAACGTGACTTTGACGTTGAAAAATTGGTTTCACGCTGCGATAGGCAGGTCATTTTGACTGTTAGGCGTAGGGAGGAGGGAGGGGTTTTCCCACTTGGAGAGAAAGAGAGAATTCGGCTTATTGAAAAGTGCATTATGTCAGACCCTGACATGGTGGATCTTGAGTTGTCGATGGGGAGAAAGGTTCTCCGGAGGTTAATTTCGCTCTGCAAGGAGAGGAGGGTTCTGACTGTCATCTCGTACCATGACTTTGAGGAAACTCCTTCTTGGAAGGTGCTTAAGGGGAAGGTTTCAGCCGCGTTTCGGGAGGGGGGTGACATAGCTAAGGTGGTGACTATGGCGCGCTCTGTAAGTGATAACCTTCAGGTTTTGAGGTTAGTGTCTCTTTACCCCCAGCGTGTTGTGTCTTTTTGTATGGGGGAGTTGGGGGTCTTATCGAGAGTTCTTTGCACGTTTTTTGGCTCTCCGTTTACTTACGCCTCGCTAGACGCACCGCTCGCCCCGGGACAATTGGATGTTGGGACAATGAGAAAAGTGTGCGAGAATTTGGATTCTGCTCTCCGTGCCGGTTCTATTAGATAA
- a CDS encoding 50S ribosomal protein L16, translating into MPRRPSRCYTKIDGPPYTRIEYIHGSPPSKIRIFEMGNSKRSYNLRADLVINETCQLTDGCLEALRVAVSRHLTAGLGQDNYYLKIRPKPFHIIRERRMLAFAGADRLQEGMRKAFGKPAARAARVKEGEVVCSVWAEDTPKAVEAIKRALYVGARKLPRPSHIEFTRGENLPLK; encoded by the coding sequence TTGCCCAGACGTCCTTCGAGATGCTACACTAAAATTGATGGGCCGCCGTATACACGGATTGAGTACATACACGGGTCACCGCCGTCCAAGATAAGGATTTTCGAGATGGGAAACTCCAAACGCAGCTATAACTTGAGAGCGGACTTGGTAATCAACGAGACTTGCCAGCTTACAGATGGATGCCTCGAAGCGCTGAGAGTCGCGGTCAGCAGACATCTCACGGCGGGGCTAGGGCAAGATAACTACTACCTCAAGATTAGACCGAAGCCCTTCCACATAATACGTGAAAGGAGGATGCTGGCCTTCGCAGGGGCCGACCGTCTGCAGGAAGGAATGAGGAAGGCTTTTGGTAAACCTGCGGCTAGGGCTGCGCGCGTTAAAGAGGGAGAGGTAGTTTGTAGCGTGTGGGCAGAAGACACTCCAAAAGCGGTGGAGGCAATCAAAAGAGCACTCTACGTTGGAGCCAGAAAGCTTCCCAGGCCATCGCACATAGAGTTTACCAGAGGGGAAAACCTGCCCTTAAAGTGA
- the dcd gene encoding dCTP deaminase has protein sequence MQRLFTQNPRERLVITPLISKNQISAGSIDLRLGTEFIVTRRTKYSLLDPARYDIETEIAQYQEKIHVPFRERLILRPNQLILGSTLEYIKLPEDLMGYVIGRSSWGRLGLIIATATLVNPGYAGVLTLELVNLGEADIALYPAARIAQLVLHKVTEGEEGYLQKPAPKYAGATGPEFSKLHKDREWRLLSRNPSSL, from the coding sequence TTGCAGCGGCTTTTCACACAAAACCCACGTGAAAGACTTGTAATAACTCCCTTAATATCGAAGAACCAAATATCCGCGGGGTCAATAGATCTTAGGCTTGGAACCGAATTCATAGTGACGAGGAGGACAAAGTACTCCCTGTTAGACCCAGCCCGCTACGATATAGAAACAGAAATAGCACAGTACCAGGAAAAGATTCACGTCCCCTTCCGCGAAAGACTCATACTGCGCCCCAACCAGCTCATACTTGGAAGTACTCTGGAATACATCAAGCTCCCTGAAGACTTAATGGGCTACGTGATTGGGCGTTCGTCATGGGGTCGCCTAGGTCTCATCATAGCTACAGCGACGCTTGTTAACCCGGGATACGCAGGCGTGTTAACGCTTGAACTAGTCAACCTTGGAGAGGCAGACATAGCCCTCTACCCGGCGGCTCGCATCGCACAGCTGGTACTCCACAAGGTGACGGAAGGGGAGGAAGGGTACCTGCAAAAACCCGCACCAAAATACGCTGGAGCCACGGGTCCCGAGTTCAGTAAGCTCCACAAGGATAGGGAGTGGCGTCTCCTCTCCAGAAACCCTTCCTCACTTTAA